A genomic stretch from Sulfobacillus thermosulfidooxidans includes:
- a CDS encoding polyprenol monophosphomannose synthase, with amino-acid sequence MRALVILPTYNELGNLGPLVDSIIEQGEMFDVLIIDDGSPDGTGLLADHLKTVYPNRVEVIHRQGKLGLATAYLTGFRFGLNKGYDYMFEMDADFSHNPRYLPQFIETMLREKADVVLGSRYVQGGGVTRWPWYRKVISRGGSLYAGLVLGVNVKDLTGGFKCFSRRVLESINLETIESTGYGFQIEMTYRALKAGFKVVEMPIIFEERREGKSKMSPGIFMEALWMVGKLRIQSGLEGEHHPAGERLR; translated from the coding sequence ATGCGTGCCTTAGTGATTCTTCCCACCTACAATGAGTTGGGAAATCTCGGACCGTTGGTAGATTCGATTATCGAACAAGGTGAGATGTTTGACGTCTTGATTATTGATGACGGGTCTCCTGATGGTACGGGATTATTAGCCGATCACTTAAAAACGGTTTATCCCAACCGTGTGGAAGTGATTCACCGTCAAGGCAAGCTCGGGTTGGCGACGGCGTATCTAACGGGATTTCGATTTGGATTAAACAAGGGATATGACTATATGTTTGAAATGGACGCGGATTTTTCTCATAACCCGCGTTATCTACCCCAATTTATCGAGACCATGCTGCGTGAAAAAGCTGATGTGGTTTTAGGATCGCGTTATGTTCAAGGTGGAGGCGTAACTCGCTGGCCGTGGTATCGCAAGGTGATTTCCCGCGGCGGATCACTCTATGCGGGACTCGTTTTAGGGGTCAACGTGAAGGATTTGACCGGAGGGTTTAAATGCTTTAGCAGGCGCGTTCTCGAATCGATTAATCTTGAAACCATTGAATCCACAGGCTATGGATTTCAAATTGAAATGACCTACCGGGCGCTGAAAGCAGGATTCAAGGTGGTTGAGATGCCAATTATTTTTGAAGAACGTCGGGAAGGCAAGAGTAAGATGTCTCCCGGTATTTTTATGGAAGCGTTATGGATGGTGGGAAAACTTCGCATTCAAAGCGGTCTTGAAGGAGAGCATCATCCGGCCGGAGAACGGCTGCGTTAA
- a CDS encoding Fur family transcriptional regulator, with translation MANHEELFQETLRERGFRVTPDRLHVYRLLESSPFPLPISTVVEEIQSTGINQTTVYRILELFTAIGIVHPVLIGHGSVGYELIPPFRHHHHHLVCVGCNQVVDLNNCRLEQRVDEIVEPYGYKILYHDLEIHGLCPACQAKEKDNTSNEN, from the coding sequence ATGGCAAATCACGAAGAATTATTCCAAGAAACATTGCGGGAGCGGGGATTCCGGGTAACTCCGGACCGTTTACATGTCTACCGGTTACTGGAATCCAGTCCATTTCCTTTGCCCATTTCGACGGTTGTTGAAGAAATCCAATCCACTGGCATCAACCAAACCACGGTCTACCGGATTCTTGAGTTGTTTACCGCCATTGGTATCGTTCATCCTGTGCTGATTGGCCACGGTTCTGTCGGCTATGAATTGATTCCGCCGTTCCGCCATCATCATCACCATCTTGTCTGCGTAGGTTGTAATCAAGTCGTGGATCTCAATAACTGTCGTCTCGAACAGCGTGTGGATGAAATTGTGGAACCTTATGGCTATAAGATTCTTTACCATGATTTGGAGATTCATGGCTTATGCCCCGCCTGCCAAGCCAAAGAGAAGGATAATACCTCTAATGAGAACTAA
- a CDS encoding PQQ-binding-like beta-propeller repeat protein gives MIQKGRWGIGIMAVIIASGVGYAIAQAQKAPPVPTTNVGPQSFTKYAMNASNNAVYETATVKNWTANWTFTAKEPLQQASIANGIIYISGDGGNLAYRHNDLIYAVDAQNGQKLWATHLNNMSMTTPVVAQGMVFVGSGTQGFNPKEQALVNHLHTRHIIRGTGPNAIYALNSHTGQVIWKYNTPGENMPTFVYHQGTLYVANGNGKVYAFNAKSGTLLWTVNIGSYVSMSSPVLDGDLLYISGAHPYALYAVNIKTHQIQWKTPVPAVFAGSDDCSLALWHHRIFLEGTAGTWQHPRSVFFAFDNQDGRLLWKRRLGGGLLPTNIEVSAPVVNQGTVFIGSPITHKEYAFNARTGHLDWSFKAAAPIAESPAIFDHRLFVGDTMGMFYVLNSHTGQEIAARYLAGAFAADYPLIVGKTLYQPNQNGQMLAIPINTLMDSKKNAFASLPVPAGVMGADILQGEKIFMSPRLSSRGLTCNSCHVDQGTTTTYMKGHIIPTLIGAVSAFPLVRNGHVRTLDGQINHCITAMGAKKLSSSSRTIKYLNLYLHWLSSGFSNRLTPPAGHQTITGGCN, from the coding sequence ATGATCCAAAAAGGACGCTGGGGAATAGGGATAATGGCCGTGATTATCGCTTCCGGAGTGGGCTATGCCATAGCTCAAGCCCAGAAAGCACCGCCAGTTCCGACCACTAATGTGGGACCTCAGTCATTTACAAAGTATGCCATGAATGCGAGCAATAATGCCGTATACGAAACAGCAACAGTAAAGAATTGGACGGCAAACTGGACCTTTACGGCCAAAGAACCGTTGCAGCAAGCTTCTATCGCGAATGGTATTATCTATATTTCGGGGGACGGCGGCAATTTAGCTTATCGCCATAATGATTTAATTTATGCGGTCGATGCCCAAAATGGACAAAAATTGTGGGCGACTCATCTTAACAACATGTCGATGACCACACCCGTTGTGGCTCAGGGCATGGTGTTTGTGGGCAGTGGTACGCAAGGGTTCAATCCAAAGGAGCAGGCCCTCGTCAATCACTTGCATACCCGTCATATCATTCGCGGGACAGGGCCTAATGCCATTTATGCCTTAAACAGCCATACAGGCCAGGTAATCTGGAAATATAACACGCCGGGAGAAAATATGCCGACGTTTGTTTACCACCAAGGCACGCTTTATGTCGCCAATGGAAATGGTAAGGTCTATGCCTTTAATGCCAAATCCGGCACCTTGTTATGGACAGTCAACATAGGATCATATGTTAGCATGTCTTCTCCAGTGCTAGACGGGGATTTGCTTTATATCTCTGGAGCCCATCCCTATGCCTTATATGCGGTGAATATTAAAACGCACCAGATTCAATGGAAAACGCCTGTGCCAGCTGTCTTCGCAGGATCGGATGACTGTTCCTTGGCGCTATGGCATCACCGGATTTTTTTAGAAGGCACGGCGGGCACGTGGCAGCATCCTCGCTCGGTATTCTTTGCTTTTGACAATCAAGATGGGCGCTTATTATGGAAAAGACGTTTAGGTGGGGGATTGTTGCCCACCAATATCGAGGTTTCGGCCCCGGTGGTGAATCAGGGCACGGTATTTATCGGATCGCCAATTACGCATAAAGAATATGCATTTAATGCCCGCACGGGTCATCTAGACTGGTCGTTTAAGGCCGCAGCACCCATTGCCGAATCGCCTGCAATCTTTGATCATCGCCTATTTGTCGGAGATACCATGGGAATGTTCTATGTTTTGAATAGCCATACGGGCCAGGAAATTGCCGCACGTTATCTAGCAGGAGCGTTTGCAGCCGATTATCCCTTAATCGTGGGAAAAACCCTGTATCAACCGAATCAAAATGGGCAAATGCTAGCGATCCCTATAAATACCTTGATGGATTCCAAGAAAAATGCTTTCGCGAGTTTACCTGTGCCCGCTGGTGTGATGGGAGCCGATATATTACAAGGAGAAAAAATTTTTATGAGCCCCAGGTTGTCATCCCGGGGACTCACGTGCAACTCCTGCCACGTGGATCAAGGAACTACCACGACTTATATGAAGGGACATATTATTCCGACGCTCATTGGTGCCGTATCTGCTTTTCCTCTCGTAAGAAATGGTCACGTGAGGACGTTAGATGGACAAATTAATCACTGTATTACAGCTATGGGGGCAAAAAAATTATCCTCTTCAAGCCGCACCATCAAGTATTTAAATTTGTATTTGCATTGGTTATCGAGTGGTTTTTCCAACCGCCTTACTCCCCCTGCCGGACACCAAACGATTACGGGAGGCTGCAATTAA
- a CDS encoding DUF2103 domain-containing protein — protein sequence MAKYRQSKVKRQHHVLRELEPHLRFLSSLPSVDGVIPGTIKPKSGSQMGLSFQYFTPSGLKLIGRSSGAAQEIFVISQQPDQVLEALQHQGLLPKKE from the coding sequence ATGGCTAAATACCGACAATCCAAAGTGAAGCGACAGCACCACGTTCTTCGGGAGCTGGAGCCTCACTTACGCTTTTTGTCGTCCCTCCCCTCGGTCGATGGTGTCATTCCCGGTACCATTAAACCCAAATCAGGCAGTCAGATGGGGTTGTCATTCCAGTACTTTACCCCAAGTGGGTTAAAATTAATCGGGCGTTCCAGTGGCGCGGCACAAGAGATTTTTGTCATTAGCCAACAACCGGATCAAGTGTTGGAGGCCTTACAACACCAAGGATTGCTCCCCAAGAAGGAATAG
- a CDS encoding GtrA family protein codes for MIMKYRQLIDRMLRYGIIGVSGVGVNLGVLTILHHLWPLQATLTYVIAVEASIISNYVLNAWFTFKARVHFAGLMRYNVVSAGGLIVQTAIYKLLLMQHLNYIVADLIAIPFGTIIGFILSNVWVFRGREGLSSHDQVNNPVTGAPASPPGRPGGRR; via the coding sequence ATGATAATGAAATATCGGCAATTAATTGACCGGATGCTTCGATATGGCATCATAGGAGTCAGTGGTGTTGGCGTCAATTTAGGTGTGTTGACGATTTTACACCACCTTTGGCCGTTGCAAGCAACTCTGACTTATGTCATAGCCGTCGAAGCATCTATCATTAGCAATTATGTCTTAAATGCGTGGTTTACATTCAAAGCCCGGGTCCATTTTGCCGGTTTGATGCGATATAATGTGGTTTCCGCCGGCGGATTAATTGTTCAGACAGCGATTTACAAGCTGTTACTCATGCAACACCTGAATTATATCGTGGCGGATCTCATTGCGATTCCTTTTGGTACAATCATTGGATTTATCTTGTCGAACGTTTGGGTTTTTCGGGGACGGGAGGGCTTATCCTCACATGACCAAGTCAACAACCCGGTTACCGGGGCCCCAGCCAGCCCCCCTGGACGCCCTGGAGGCCGTCGTTGA
- a CDS encoding threonine/serine exporter family protein: MIQQALFAALTTIAFGFLYQVRTSLLWIAGVIGALAWMASLTVSLIPGAGLLGDFVGAFVVGSLAEVAALWKKQPVTIFVVPAIISFVPGYMVYESMVAFLKNHFNQGLRFSLTAIFSAAALSLGLALATALLRPLLRPHHPFSSH, encoded by the coding sequence GTGATTCAGCAAGCCCTATTTGCAGCGTTGACCACGATAGCTTTTGGCTTTTTATATCAGGTCCGAACGTCCTTGTTATGGATTGCGGGAGTGATTGGGGCCTTAGCGTGGATGGCTTCTCTTACGGTGAGTCTCATCCCGGGAGCAGGTCTTTTAGGAGACTTCGTCGGAGCTTTTGTAGTGGGCAGTTTGGCTGAAGTAGCAGCCCTGTGGAAAAAGCAGCCGGTAACCATTTTTGTGGTGCCTGCCATTATTTCCTTCGTGCCCGGATATATGGTCTATGAAAGTATGGTGGCATTTCTCAAAAATCATTTTAATCAAGGACTGCGCTTTAGTTTAACCGCTATTTTTTCTGCGGCGGCGCTATCATTAGGCCTGGCCCTCGCAACCGCCCTTTTGCGCCCGTTACTGCGTCCCCACCATCCTTTTAGTTCTCATTAG
- the minC gene encoding septum site-determining protein MinC, with amino-acid sequence MELKGDRRGLHLLATDLSNEDGLVDDLVKTLNARHNFLGTAAIYLEVNLPLTPSLFQRVAEVFSTFPNLTLKGIIQTDPSSVIPLEAKKPASPPLIVRHTVRSGQQIMHQGDIIVIGDVNPGATIIASGDVMVFGWLRGTIYAGQPQDRSRHIYALRLQPAQIKIGDVMALGDGHGEKPEYAHIEEGTVVVQSWDDVRLPEVVTLESKNRRMERRASHLSH; translated from the coding sequence ATGGAACTAAAGGGCGATCGCCGGGGGCTACATCTTTTAGCCACGGATTTAAGCAATGAAGACGGCCTGGTGGATGATCTTGTCAAAACATTAAATGCGCGTCATAACTTTCTCGGCACAGCGGCCATTTATCTCGAAGTCAATTTACCTCTGACCCCTTCGCTCTTCCAGCGTGTCGCCGAAGTTTTTTCAACATTTCCCAATCTAACACTGAAAGGCATTATCCAAACCGATCCCTCCAGCGTGATTCCACTGGAAGCAAAAAAGCCGGCGTCGCCGCCACTCATTGTGCGTCATACGGTTCGTTCAGGGCAACAAATTATGCATCAAGGCGATATCATCGTGATTGGCGATGTCAATCCGGGTGCCACCATTATCGCTTCCGGAGACGTCATGGTGTTTGGCTGGCTTCGGGGAACCATATACGCCGGCCAACCCCAGGACCGGTCCCGCCATATCTATGCGCTGCGTTTGCAGCCCGCCCAAATTAAAATTGGCGATGTGATGGCGCTAGGCGATGGGCACGGCGAAAAACCCGAATATGCCCATATTGAAGAGGGTACGGTTGTGGTCCAAAGCTGGGATGATGTCCGTTTACCCGAAGTGGTGACCCTGGAATCCAAAAACCGGCGGATGGAGCGCCGCGCTTCGCATTTGTCCCATTAA
- a CDS encoding NUDIX hydrolase: MRRIQIRNHIPNAGNCRKTHEKERWIIRPQFCSYCQGVLQWMRLDQKRRLVCQQCGRVHYLDPRLAVAILLYGPKPVIYLAKRLVEPGWGQWIMPGGYVEPGEDLSRACSRELQEELHLSAGPMRLIGIYLDHPNTFTAVFSSPLIHGAEFFGSAEISALQPFAWPDIPWSHLYFTSTHQAIRDFVAEYLWQDARHE; this comes from the coding sequence GTGCGGCGAATCCAAATCAGGAATCATATCCCCAATGCGGGGAATTGCAGGAAAACTCATGAAAAGGAGAGATGGATCATTCGTCCCCAATTTTGCAGTTACTGCCAGGGCGTCTTGCAATGGATGCGGCTCGATCAAAAACGGCGTTTAGTCTGTCAGCAATGTGGCCGCGTGCATTATCTTGACCCTCGATTAGCTGTTGCTATCTTGTTATATGGGCCCAAGCCTGTCATCTATTTAGCCAAACGCCTTGTTGAACCGGGATGGGGACAATGGATCATGCCTGGAGGTTATGTGGAACCGGGAGAGGATTTAAGCCGTGCCTGTTCACGAGAACTGCAAGAAGAACTGCATCTGTCAGCCGGCCCTATGCGTTTGATCGGGATTTACTTAGATCATCCCAATACGTTTACGGCCGTTTTCAGTTCCCCCCTGATTCATGGTGCAGAATTTTTCGGAAGTGCTGAAATCTCGGCTTTACAGCCCTTTGCTTGGCCAGATATTCCATGGAGTCACCTCTACTTTACATCTACGCATCAAGCGATCCGGGACTTTGTGGCCGAATATTTATGGCAAGACGCACGTCACGAATAA
- a CDS encoding c-type cytochrome, whose product MHITKKITTLIFALFTVGIASYMLTTRNMAIKAQHVNEEQAGGVLFANLCATCHGPGGDGSGGAPNLSDGHVLQKYPTSQALSTFIQQRMPATAPGTLNPDETRDLVLYIQRLNRGPS is encoded by the coding sequence ATGCACATCACCAAAAAAATCACCACTCTGATATTTGCGTTGTTCACGGTGGGGATCGCGAGCTATATGCTCACCACACGCAATATGGCCATAAAAGCGCAGCACGTTAACGAGGAGCAGGCGGGAGGAGTGCTGTTTGCTAATTTATGCGCAACATGCCATGGTCCTGGTGGAGATGGATCAGGAGGCGCTCCGAATTTAAGCGACGGGCATGTGTTACAAAAATATCCGACATCACAAGCATTGAGCACGTTTATTCAACAGCGCATGCCTGCTACTGCCCCGGGAACTTTGAATCCTGACGAAACCCGCGATTTAGTATTATATATTCAAAGGTTAAACCGTGGCCCATCATAA
- a CDS encoding threonine/serine exporter family protein, translating into MTKSTTRLPGPQPAPLDALEAVVEAGLAMLTSGAEVSRVEDTMVRLAQAYRIEPVDVVAMPTALFVAGPDGRSLVKRVRRRSVNLAVVAEINQLSRDVAKNPIPLSEFREQLEKAKQRAIYPPWSSILFAAGAAGLISQLMGGHLIDVLPAAVSGGLTQLTRRTLFKTQIPGSLSDLLSAAVATLPALFLARFHSFQPGAILVGGIMVLTPGLLFTTAVRDGITGDLVSAVSRLLEALLIGGAVAAGASLPLYIYLHLGGRWP; encoded by the coding sequence ATGACCAAGTCAACAACCCGGTTACCGGGGCCCCAGCCAGCCCCCCTGGACGCCCTGGAGGCCGTCGTTGAGGCAGGGCTGGCTATGCTGACTAGTGGCGCTGAAGTATCCCGTGTCGAAGACACGATGGTGCGTCTCGCGCAGGCTTACCGAATTGAGCCGGTCGACGTTGTGGCAATGCCGACAGCGTTATTTGTCGCGGGACCCGATGGCCGCAGTTTGGTGAAACGAGTGCGGCGACGTTCGGTCAATTTGGCTGTCGTCGCCGAAATCAACCAATTGTCACGAGATGTGGCAAAAAATCCGATTCCGCTTAGCGAATTTCGGGAACAACTAGAAAAAGCCAAGCAACGGGCGATCTATCCACCCTGGTCGAGTATTTTGTTTGCGGCCGGGGCAGCTGGTCTTATTAGCCAGTTAATGGGCGGTCACTTGATTGATGTGTTGCCGGCTGCTGTTAGTGGGGGATTGACCCAATTAACTCGGCGCACCTTATTTAAGACCCAAATTCCTGGCAGTCTTAGCGATTTATTGTCCGCGGCCGTGGCGACACTTCCGGCCTTATTTCTGGCGCGGTTTCATTCCTTCCAACCGGGGGCCATTCTTGTTGGCGGCATTATGGTATTAACACCGGGATTACTCTTTACCACGGCAGTGCGTGACGGGATCACAGGAGATTTAGTGTCGGCGGTTAGCCGCCTGCTTGAAGCCTTGCTCATTGGAGGAGCCGTGGCAGCAGGGGCGAGTTTGCCCTTGTATATTTATCTGCACCTAGGAGGGCGCTGGCCGTGA